The Phycisphaerae bacterium DNA segment CCGTCGACCACTTGGACGGTCACGCGACGGCCGGGCCCGAAACCTTTGACGGCGACCGCCGTGATACCCAGGCCTGTGGCGACAAATGACTGGGCGAACGAAGGATAAGGCTGGACCCAGGAGTCGCCATCGATGAGGAGTGATCTGGTGACCTTGAGATTGAGCACTGCCGGCTGATCAGCGGGCACATCAAGGTCAGGAACAGAAACGGGCTGGTATGTCTCGCCCGGTGGCAGGCAAATGGCATAGCGACCCGGTGGCAGATCGGCCAGCGTGTAGGATCCGTCGCCCTCGCTTTGCGCGGCGATGGCCACGCTGCGTCCGTGTGCGAGAGCTCGAACGACGGTCCGGGGGATCCCCTTGCCGGTGTCGGCATCGAGGATGCGGCCCTTCACGGTTCCTGCCGGTGACGCGCGGTAAGAGAGAAGAAGCACGGAGAACGTAACTGCTGCGTGAGTAAGGAGATATGGTTGGGTGCTCATGACCGGTTCCCGCAGGCGTTGGGTTTGTTTAGCGACGGGGCGCCAGCATAGCAGAGCCGTATCAGCGGCACAAGCTGACATGTAAAGGGGGCCGCCAGGGCGGGACGCTGGTTGGAATCAAAATACTCTTTTTAGATCTCAGCCTGGACGCCGAGCCGTTCGGCCAAGCGGTCGAAATCTTCGAGGCTGTAGTAATGGATGATGAGCTTACCGGCGCCCTTTCGTTTCGACTCATCGATTTCCACCTTGGTTCCGAGTTGTCGGGTGAAGGCTTCTTCGAGGGCCCTTATCTGGGGTCGCTTTGCGGTGTTGTCTCGGATTGGTTTGGCGGCCGCCTCACGGGCGTTGACGCGGTCGCGAACGAGCTTTTCAAGCGCTCGGACGGAGAGGCCAAGGTTTATGGCTTGTCTGGCGGTGTTGACCAAGTCGGAAGGAGATCGTATCGCCAAGAGGCAGCGGGCGTGACCCATGGACAATTGCCCGGATGTGACCCAATCCTTGACTTCCTGGGGAAGATCAAGCAGGCGAATGTAGTTGGTGACGGTGGAGCGGTCTTCGCCGAGTTTTGATGCAACCTGCTCGGGGGTTAGGGAGAATTCGTCGCAGTATTTCTTGTATGCAGTGGCTCGGTCAATGGGATTAAGATCCTCGCGGAAGATGTTTTCCGTGAGGGCTATTTCGAGCATGTCTTGGTCGCTGGCCTCGCGGACGATGGCGGGGATTTCGGAAAGACCGGCCATCTGGGCGGCCCGCCAGCGGCGTTCTCCGGCGATGAGTT contains these protein-coding regions:
- a CDS encoding ParB/RepB/Spo0J family partition protein → MTKNPPKRLGRGLSSLMSFATPFEPPAQLENAANEPRDEKPRPPAVTISVGTIRPNPFQPRKEISPNELKSLAASISSNGIIQPVIVRTKDGNVYELIAGERRWRAAQMAGLSEIPAIVREASDQDMLEIALTENIFREDLNPIDRATAYKKYCDEFSLTPEQVASKLGEDRSTVTNYIRLLDLPQEVKDWVTSGQLSMGHARCLLAIRSPSDLVNTARQAINLGLSVRALEKLVRDRVNAREAAAKPIRDNTAKRPQIRALEEAFTRQLGTKVEIDESKRKGAGKLIIHYYSLEDFDRLAERLGVQAEI